The proteins below are encoded in one region of Hordeum vulgare subsp. vulgare chromosome 3H, MorexV3_pseudomolecules_assembly, whole genome shotgun sequence:
- the LOC123442968 gene encoding uncharacterized protein LOC123442968 produces the protein MHKLRHLMTQQDTKVTKEIQGSIDTEPTKEFIGKIFNVVCRREWTDEEKNGDFIITCDVTTNIGNAFRSFQIGNAVHSTNIEPLLLMLQNEFKGSQRKILTLHNTHSIHGADDKDPLNFRDYDDNKIRERVIPKQLMRFFDIEVGEDLQDYEMFLLPTALGGFVNQKTIGHFVAISVNMKKQRFELLDSIKDYSEAKKFLSVVARKFKKFWREIGSKIQLSPSNIDHFKEFDVHVPLQGPDTLDSAFYMYMNVKHYSEEGTTMSLTEEQAPELRKRIMYHLLSEHISNANLVLLNCTRDMLKHKVVIEDEEMKEVQCDMVEVEIPQFAEEIDTSARDTQAVEVLEDSEDERKDDSQDLQWEHERKDPPIKSDRPPGPSKENIKIYEQRIIDERKRDAAISVPRETSKGVKRTVERNRAVRSTSCTGESLEFLRPKTLASEEEVTLFLESVSPAQVDTYNELVVKGQMDFQHFKTTLVMDKAYERLARLQSDSPDTSARQSSEITTANIISIKRPLKRSTKVYDVTNIPTFEHQHFIHMDKAKAIHDYLMSNEGQKECRNANLYKSAVCEECIIGQIMLDQLQKGGKGQMEATMCNALFEEWTEQKWYNTSDKAILTAEFANLVPGLEYEDGGLKEFNEDDSLQQFEATMKGINLLDKKLIMIPHNTTSHHMLYVLNKYENRLDILDSLDYKKCIKKTWRHQHRSCKELAALRGSSTKSP, from the exons ATGCACAAGTTGAGGCACCTCATGACACAGCAAGACACGAAAGTGACGAAAGAAATACAAG GCAGCATAGATACTGAGCCCACGAAAGAATTCATCGGGAAAATATTCAACGTTGTATGTCGCAGGGAATGGACGGACGAAGAAAA aaatggtgatttcataataACGTGTGACGTGACTACCAACATCGGAAACGCTTTCAGAAGCTTCCAAATTGGTAATGCGGTGCACAGTACAAACATCGAGCCTTTGTTACTGATGCTACAAAATGAATTCAAGGGCTCACAGAGGAAGATCCTAACGCTACACAACACT CATTCAATACACGGTGCTGATGACAAAGATCCCTTGAACTTTAGAGACTACGATGACAATAAAATTAGAGAAAGAGTTATACCCAAGCAGCTTATGAGGTTTTTTGATATCGAAGTAGGAGAGGATCTGCAAGATTATGAGATG TTTCTTTTGCCAACTGCTTTAGGGGGGTTCGTGAATCAGAAGACTATCGGCCACTTTGTGGCCATATCAGTCAATATGAAAAAACAGCGCTTCGAGCTGCTTGACTCTATAAAGGATTATAGTGAGGCAAAAAAATTCTTGAGTGTTGTAGCAAGAAAATTCAAGAAGTTTTGGAGAGAAATAGGATCAAAGATTCAACTTTCTCCAAGTAACATTGACCATTTCAAGGAGTTCGATGTGCATGTGCCACTTCAGGGACCAGACAC GCTGGACAGTGCGTTTTACATGTACATGAACGTCAAGCACTATTCCGAAGAAGGAACAACCATGTCATTGACTGAAGAACAAgcccctgagttgaggaagagaaTTATGTATCATTTATTGAGCGAGCACATCAGCAATGCAAACTTAGTATTGCTAAACTGTACGAGAG ATATGTTGAAACATAAGGTTGTAATTGAAGATGAAGAAATGAAAGAAGTACAATGCGACATGGTTGAAGTAGAAATTCCTCAATTTGCCGAGGAAATTGATACGAGCGCTCGAGATACACAAGCAGTTGAAGTGTTAGAAGACAGTGAAGATGAACGCAAGGACGACAGTCAAGATTTGCAGTGGGAGCATGAACGGAAGGATCCTCCAATAAAATCAGATCGACCTCCCGGCCCAAGCAAAGAGAATATAAAGATATATGAACAGAGGATAATTGACGAGCGCAAACGCGATGCTGCGATTTCTGTTCCTAGAGAAACAAGCAAAGGCGTGAAGAGAACAGTGGAGAGAAACCGAGCAGTAAGAAGCACATCATGCACAGGCGAGTCTTTGGAGTTCTTACGTCCAAAAACGCTAGCCTCTGAAGAAGAAGTGACACTCTTTCTTGAGAGCGTGTCACCGGCTCAAGTAGACACCTACAATGAGCTTGTAGTTAAAGGACAAATGGATTTTCAACATTTCAAAACAACGTTAGTGATGGACAAAGCGTATGAGCGCCTGGCAAGGTTGCAGTCGGATTCCCCAGATACGTCAGCACGTCAGTCATCTGAGATCACGACGGCAAACATAATATCTATCAAGAGGCCGTTAAAGCGGTCAACCAAGGTCTACGATGTAACTAACATTCCTACATTTGAGCATCAACACTTCATTCACATGGACAAAGCCAAAGCTATTCATGACTACCTAATGAGCAACGAAGGGCAGAAGGAATGCAGAAA TGCAAACTTGTATAAAAGCGCAGTTTGTGAAGAATGTATTATTGGACAAATCATGCTGGACCAGCTCCAGAAAGGAGGAAAGGGGCAAATGGAGGCGACCATGTGTAATGCATTGTTCGAAGAATGGACAGAACAGAAATGGTACAATACAAGTGATAAAGCTATACTGACAGCAGAATTTGCTAAT CTTGTACCCGGCCTCGAATATGAAGATGGAGGGCTAAAAGAATTCAACGAGGATGATTCACTACAACAGTTTGAAGCAACCATGAAAGGAATAAACCTTCTAGATAAGAAGCTG ATCATGATACCTCACAACACCACTTCacaccacatgttgtatgtccttAACAAGTATGAGAATAGACTTGACATTCTGGACTCACTAGATTACAAGAAGTGTATTAAGAAGACATGGAGACATCAGCAtagaagctgtaaagaactg GCGGCACTACGGGGAAGTAGCACTAAAAGCCCATGA
- the LOC123442967 gene encoding DNA mismatch repair protein MSH7: protein MQPRRQQQSILSFLHPRQSPGQEALGAGATPERPPRPPAPSSVDGIMERLVRPPSQGRNKDAAQIRNAERALPGKNEDTSNERSSAVFPVPYNGNYSRGTMLFAEHSMDTTPPQEPLKFTARSSTDEFVRASTLFPELGSDQTPLHVCPKKLSSERPNNQYAQDNSVFEAFDVQTPSQEPLKRIFSGPFHGADTPLSEYRSYPIPLQHPSKKLSLGSSSGEYVRAVTPLRLDSNDTPTVKHSKKLFSGSSDHSYIKATNLFAEFDSNGTPLQNHSNKFSVSMNGIGAPATLFPELDSVLLKPETPVTRAAAPRGKRVQQDQCMTANNSHSPLWGSNKKVKSAHCSPAGKMVNDEMAESARSKFEWLNPLNIRDANKRRPGDPLYDKRTLFIPPDALRKMSTSQKQYWTIKCKFMDVLLFFKVGKFYELYEVDAEIGQKELDWKMTISGVGKCRQVGISESGIDNAVEKLLARGYKVGRIEQMESAAQAKVRGPNSVIERKLAHVSTPSTAADSNIGPDAVHLLALKEVTLASNGSRVYGFAFLDYAALKIWVGSLQDDDSSAALGALLVQVAPREIIHEFSGLSRESRKSMIKYASAGSVKMQLTPLPGTDFSDASQIQMLVHSKGYFKASTDSWSSALDYLENRDAVICALGGLIGHLTRLMLDDALKNGEVLPYNVYQTCLRMDGQTLVNLEIFSNNFDGGSSGTLYKHLNHCITASGKRLLRRWICHPLKDVDAINRRLDIVEGFIQHCGVGSITLEHLRKIPDLERLLGRVRSTIGLTSAVLLPFVGDKILKRRIKTFGMLIKGLRVGIDLLSALRKDDHGIPALSKSVDIPTLSSLDELVHQFEEAIRNDFEQFQDHDIKDDDAITLAILVELFVGKASEWSLVINAISTVDVLRSFASMALSSFGTMCRPRILLKDKSPILRMKGLWHPYAFAESGTGLVPNDLSLGQDLSGHNRFALLLTGPNMGGKSTIMRATCLAIVLAQLGCYVPCISCELTLADSIFTRLGATDRIMSGESTFLVECSETASVLQNATEDSLVLLDELGRGTSTFDGYAIAYAVFRHLVEQVRCRLLFATHYHPLTKEFASHPHVSLQHMACMLRPRSGGNGEMELTFLYRLASGSSPESYGLQVATMAGIPKSIVEKAAVAGEMMKSRIAGNFRSSEGRAEFSTLHEDWLQTILAIGGVKDAHLDEDTLDTMFCVAQELKSHFRKEGK from the exons ATGCAGccgcggcggcagcagcagtccatcctctccttcctccacccGCGCCAGAGCCCGGGGCAGGAGGCGCTCGGCGCCGGCGCGACCCCCGAGAGGCCCCCGCGCCCTCCCGCCCCGTCGTCGGTCGACGGCATCATGGAGAGGCTCGTGCGGCCGCCGTCGCAGGGGAG AAACAAAGATGCTGCCCAGATTAGAAATGCTGAGAGAGCCTTACCTGGTAAAAATGAAGATACCTCAAATGAGCGCTCAAGTGCAGTATTCCCTGTACCGTACAACGGCAACTATAGCAGAGGAACTATGCTATTTGCAGAACATAGCATGGATACCACTCCGCCACAGGAGCCGTTGAAGTTCACCGCAAGGTCTTCCACAGATGAATTTGTTAGAGCAAGCACACTGTTCCCTGAACTTGGTTCAGATCAAACTCCGCTTCATGTGTGTCCGAAGAAGTTATCATCAGAGCGCCCAAACAATCAGTATGCTCAAGATAATTCAgtttttgaagcatttgatgtacAAACTCCGTCCCAGGAACCCTTGAAGAGAATCTTTTCTGGCCCTTTTCATGGAGCAGATACACCTTTATCAGAGTATCGTTCATATCCAATTCCTTTGCAGCATCCATCGAAGAAGTTGTCACTGGGCTCTTCTAGTGGTGAATACGTTAGAGCAGTGACACCGCTTAGACTTGATTCGAATGATACCCCTACAGTGAAACACTCAAAGAAGCTATTCTCTGGGTCTTCAGACCATTCGTACATTAAAGCAACTAATTTGTTTGCGGAATTCGATTCAAATGGAACTCCGCTGCAGAACCACTCGAATAAGTTCTCAGTATCTATGAATGGTATTGGAGCACCTGCTACACTGTTTCCGGAACTTGATTCTGTTCTTCTAAAACCAGAAACTCCAGTGACACGAGCAGCGGCTCCTCGTGGGAAGAGAGTTCAACAGGATCAATGCATGACTGCCAATAACAGCCACTCTCCTTTGTGGGGTTCAAATAAGAAGGTGAAATCAGCTCATTGTTCTCCAGCTGGGAAGATGGTTAATGATGAAATGGCTGAAAGTGCACGTAGTAAATTTGAATGGCTGAATCCTTTGAATATCAGGGATGCAAATAAAAGGCGACCAGGTGACCCACTTTATGACAAGAGAACTCTTTTTATTCCACCTGATGCACTGAGAAAGATGTCAACATCTCAAAAGCAATACTGGACTATTAAGTGCAAATTTATGGATGTTCTCCTCTTCTTCAAAGTG GGGAAATTTTACGAGCTGTATGAAGTTGATGCTGAGATCGGTCAAAAGGAACTTGATTGGAAAATGACTATTAGTGGGGTGGGAAAATGCCGACAG GTTGGTATTTCAGAGAGTGGGATTGACAATGCTGTTGAAAAGCTTTTAGCTCGGGG ATATAAAGTTGGAAGGATAGAACAAATGGAATCTGCAGCACAGGCGAAAGTTAGAGGACCAAATTCA GTTATCGAAAGAAAGTTAGCTCATGTATCCACTCCGTCAACTGCAGCTGACAGCAACATAGGTCCTGATGCTGTTCATCTTCTTGCATTGAAAGAG gTTACTCTAGCTTCTAATGGTTCTCGGGTCTATGGATTTGCTTTTCTAGATTATGCTGCCCTTAAAATCTGGGTTGGTTCACTTCAAGATGATGATTCGTCTGCAGCTTTGGGGGCTTTGCTGGTGCAG GTTGCCCCGAGGGAGATAATCCATGAATTCTCAG GCCTCTCAAGAGAAAGTCGTAAATCAATGATAAAATATGCCTCAGCAG GCTCTGTGAAAATGCAATTGACCCCACTACCTGGGACAGATTTCTCTGACGCTTCACAAATTCAAATGCTAGTACATTCTAAAGGATACTTTAAAGCATCAACAGATTCTTGGTCATCTGCATTGGATTATTTGGAGAATCGAGATGCAGTTATCTGTGCACTTGGTGGACTTATTGGTCATTTGACTAGACTTATG CTAGACGATGCTCTAAAAAATGGGGAAGTCTTACCTTACAATGTGTACCAAACTTGTTTGAGGATGGATGGTCAGACTCTTGTGAACCTGGAAATTTTCAGCAATAACTTTGATGGTGGCTCATCAG GTACTCTCTACAAGCACCTCAATCACTGCATAACCGCATCTGGTAAGCGGCTTTTAAGAAGATGGATATGCCATCCACTAAAAGATGTCGATGCTATAAATAGAAGGCTTGATATTGTTGAGGGTTTCATTCAACATTGTGGGGTAGGCTCTATCACACTTGAGCATCTCCGTAAAATTCCTGACCTTGAGAGGTTACTTGGACGAGTCAGATCCACTATTGGGCTAACATCAGCTGTTCTCTTGCCCTTTGTTGGAGATAAAATATTAAAGCGACGG ATTAAAACGTTTGGCATGCTTATCAAGGGCCTCCGGGTTGGAATTGACTTATTAAGCGCCTTACGTAAAGATGACCATGGCATCCCAGCCCTGTCAAAATCAGTTGATATTCCAACCCTGAGCTCTCTTGATGAATTAGTTCATCAATTTGAAGAGGCTATACGGAATGACTTTGAACAGTTCCAG GATCATGATATCAAAGATGATGATGCTATTACCTTGGCTATTTTAGTGGAGCTTTTTGTTGGAAAAGCTTCTGAATGGTCTTTGGTAATCAATGCCATCAGTACTGTTGATGTCCTTAGGTCCTTTGCATCAATGGCATTGTcgtcatttggcaccatgtgcagaCCCCGTATTCTGTTGAAAGACAAATCGCCTATACTTCGGATGAAGGGTCTATGGCATCCCTATGCTTTTGCAGAAAGTGGAACTGGGCTTGTACCAAATGATTTGTCTCTCGGTCAGGATTTATCGGGTCATAATCGCTTTGCATTGTTGTTGACTGGTCCAAATATGGGAGGAAAATCTACAATAATGCGTGCCACCTGCTTGGCAATTGTACTTGCCCAG CTTGGCTGTTATGTCCCCTGCATATCATGCGAATTGACCCTTGCAGACTCCATCTTCACACGACTAGGTGCAACGGATCGGATTATGTCTGGAGAAA GTACCTTTCTTGTCGAATGTAGTGAGACCGCATCTGTTCTTCAGAATGCAACAGAGGATTCTCTTGTCTTGCTTGATGAGCTTGGCAGAGGAACTAGCACATTTGACGGATATGCGATTGCATATGCT GTATTCCGGCACCTTGTGGAGCAGGTGCGATGCCGTCTGCTCTTCGCCACGCACTACCACCCTCTCACGAAGGAATTCGCCTCCCACCCCCACGTGAGCCTCCAGCACATGGCCTGCATGCTGAGGCCAAGGAGCGGCGGCAATGGCGAGATGGAGCTCACCTTCCTATACCGGCTTGCGTCAGGCTCCTCCCCGGAGAGCTACGGCCTGCAGGTCGCCACGATGGCGGGGATCCCAAAGTCCATAGTGGAGAAGGCGGCGGTCGCGGGCGAGATGATGAAGTCGAGGATCGCGGGGAACTTCAGGTCGAGCGAAGGGCGAGCGGAGTTCTCCACCCTCCACGAGGACTGGCTGCAGACGATCCTGGCCATCGGCGGCGTCAAGGACGCGCACCTGGACGAGGACACCTTGGACACGATGTTCTGTGTCGCCCAGGAGCTCAAGTCTCATTTCAGGAAAGAAGGAAAGTGA